A window from uncultured Desulfobacter sp. encodes these proteins:
- a CDS encoding AEC family transporter: protein MVSEILPIFFNVVTPVFALILTAYLIGGRLGIQSRSLSRTSYYLLVPAFVFNVLSQVKIDPVIAFRMMIGIVLVYMTTGLLGWALARGMGRSKEIATAFLMTCIFGNVGNYGLALTKFCLGSESMESATIYMLTTNTFSFFCCVMAAGWLKGGGTGALKDLIKTPGITIVPLALIFPISGIEPPIMLVRIAGLLGDAMIPVLLLALGLQLKEAGKLKFGRDVFLVSLIRLIAGPVIAFAVIPLVGLSGIEASAGILQSAMPSAVLTAIIAMENDIAPSFVTSVICISTLLSLISLTIVMVLL from the coding sequence ATGGTTTCTGAAATTTTACCCATTTTTTTTAACGTTGTCACCCCGGTGTTTGCTCTGATATTGACGGCCTATCTTATAGGGGGCAGACTTGGCATTCAAAGCCGGTCCCTTTCCCGTACAAGCTATTATCTGCTTGTGCCGGCCTTTGTTTTCAACGTACTCAGTCAAGTCAAAATTGATCCTGTCATCGCATTCAGAATGATGATCGGTATTGTACTGGTCTATATGACTACAGGTCTCCTGGGTTGGGCACTGGCAAGGGGTATGGGACGAAGTAAAGAGATTGCCACAGCTTTTTTGATGACCTGTATTTTTGGCAATGTGGGGAATTATGGTCTGGCCCTGACAAAATTCTGCCTTGGTTCTGAATCCATGGAAAGCGCAACCATCTATATGCTCACCACCAATACCTTCTCTTTTTTCTGTTGTGTGATGGCGGCCGGTTGGTTGAAAGGCGGTGGTACAGGCGCGTTAAAAGATCTCATTAAAACACCTGGGATCACTATTGTCCCGTTGGCCCTGATTTTCCCAATTTCAGGAATTGAACCGCCAATCATGCTGGTGCGCATTGCGGGGTTGCTTGGTGATGCCATGATTCCAGTGCTGCTATTGGCTCTGGGGTTGCAGCTCAAAGAGGCGGGGAAACTAAAATTTGGCAGGGACGTTTTTCTGGTCAGCCTGATTCGCTTGATCGCGGGGCCTGTCATCGCATTTGCCGTTATTCCCCTGGTTGGCCTTTCCGGTATTGAAGCCTCTGCAGGCATTCTTCAATCGGCCATGCCGTCCGCCGTGCTTACGGCAATTATTGCCATGGAAAATGATATAGCGCCAAGCTTTGTAACTTCCGTGATCTGTATTTCCACCTTACTCAGTCTTATCTCATTGACAATCGTTATGGTGCTTCTTTAA